Proteins encoded within one genomic window of Natator depressus isolate rNatDep1 chromosome 1, rNatDep2.hap1, whole genome shotgun sequence:
- the SMDT1 gene encoding essential MCU regulator, mitochondrial, which produces MAALAGRLLAAAAGSRGRAGPGGPRNGSAVTVVPARSETVTRSGAILPKPAKMPFGLLRVFTVVIPFLYVGTQISKNFAALLEEHDIFVPEDDDDDD; this is translated from the exons ATGGCGGCTCTGGCGGGACGCTTGTTGGCGGCAGCGGCCGGTTCCCGGGGGCGGGCGGGGCCCGGCGGGCCGCGGAACGGCTCCGCGGTGACCGTCGTGCCTGCGCGGAGCGAGACCGTCACTCGCAGCGGAGCCATTTTACCCAAGCCGGCCAAA ATGCCCTTTGGCCTCCTACGAGTATTTACCGTTGTGATCCCTTTCCTCTACGTTGGGACTCAGATCAGTAAGAATTTTGCAGCCTTGCTCGAGGAACATGATATCTTTGTCccagaggatgatgatgatgatgattaa
- the PHETA2 gene encoding sesquipedalian-2, whose protein sequence is MKLNERSVAHYATCDSPADHAGFLHKRVERHHHHHHATSYHRRWFILKGNLLFYFEDRESRDPLGLVVLEGCTVELCEAAEEFAFAIRFDDAGAKAYVLVADCQAAMEGWVKALSRASFDYMRLVVRELEKQLEDARKSLAACHKSPRKSSSGRKRHLSNPAMALVQEQPPILENGYSTWGSGYIPAGASCAHHDGGCSKPPPLPPRRRLAAGSGCGALVTGQESPTSPETACFSKLHNWYGQEIAEIRREWLESQRSGEL, encoded by the coding sequence ATGAAGCTGAACGAGCGAAGCGTGGCGCATTATGCCACATGTGACTCTCCGGCAGATCATGCTGGCTTCCTCCACAAGCGTGTCGAgcggcaccaccaccaccaccacgccaCTTCCTACCACCGTCGCTGGTTCATCCTCAAGGGCAACCTGCTGTTCTATTTTGAAGATCGTGAGAGCCGGGACCCCCTGGGGCTTGTTGTGCTGGAGGGCTGCACCGTGGAACTGTGCGAGGCTGCCGAGGAGTTTGCCTTTGCCATCCGCTTCGATGACGCTGGTGCCAAGGCCTACGTGCTGGTGGCTGACTGCCAGGCCGCCATGGAGGGATGGGTGAAGGCGCTTTCGCGAGCCAGCTTTGATTACATGCGTTTGGTGGTGAGAGAGCTGGAAAAGCAACTGGAGGATGCCCGTAAGAGCTTGGCTGCCTGCCACAAATCTCCAAGAAAGTCATCATCTGGCAGAAAAAGGCATTTGTCCAATCCTGCTATGGCGCTCGTCCAGGAGCAGCCTCCCATCTTGGAGAACGGTTACTCCACATGGGGCAGTGGCTACATCCCTGCAGGGGCCTCCTGTGCTCACCACGACGGGGGGTGTTCCAAACCCCCGCCTCTGCCTCCTCGCCGGCGCTTGGCGGCTGGCAGTGGATGCGGAGCACTCGTCACGGGGCAGGAAAGCCCCACGTCTCCGGAGACAGCCTGTTTCTCCAAGCTACACAACTGGTACGGTCAGGAGATTGCGGAGATAAggagggagtggctggagagccAGAGGAGTGGGGAACTGTGA